From Pseudorasbora parva isolate DD20220531a chromosome 25, ASM2467924v1, whole genome shotgun sequence, one genomic window encodes:
- the prr5l gene encoding proline-rich protein 5-like, with translation MGSLRKPRPRFMSSPVLSDLARFHASSPTLQLSNASVWNSVQTAVIKVFQGGGLQTNELYTLNESIRWLLRTELGSFITEYFQDQLLNKGLAHILEKIQLHNDENRLQALSEMWVRFFTEILPTLQAIFYPVQGQELTVRQMALLCFRNMVLLKLPLENMFQGSSYPPPITQMLLILQGIHEPNGPTQEYFRLERLVDMVISPYLSNYLYISPSDSSSEDHLEGLRHVNNPHLTQPEIMVTHFAHESFLAPLIEHEGEAYLERTGGVRRHTVANVHSDIQLLSIKNRMCSEKVKVSGAARTTKSKKTPKSSCSDPAFFDSRPGLVEILRGQSTAEIKCGLTS, from the exons ATGGGGTCGTTACGAAAGCCCAGACCCCGTTTCATGAGCTCGCCTGTGCTGTCAGACCTTGCCCGCTTTCATGCCAGCTCGCCAACATTGCAGCTGTCCAACGCTAGTGTTTGGAACAG TGTTCAAACGGCTGTAATTAAAGTCTTTCAAGGTGGGGGGCTACAGACCAATGAGCTTTACACCCTGAATGAAAGCATACG GTGGCTTTTGAGGACCGAGTTGGGATCATTTATCACAGAGTACTTTCAG GATCAACTCCTGAATAAGGGTCTGGCTCATATTTTGGAGAAGATTCAGCTTCATAATG ATGAAAATCGGCTCCAAGCGCTCTCTGAGATGTGGGTGAGGTTTTTCACAGAGATCCTGCCAACTCTTCAAGCTATTTTCTACCCCGTGCAG GGTCAGGAGTTGACTGTGAGGCAAATGGCTCTGCTATGCTTCAGGAACATGGTTCTGTTGAAGCTTCCTCTGGAGAACATGTTTCAGGGCTCCTCATACCCTCCTCCAATCACACAGATGCTGCTGATCCTTCAG GGCATTCATGAGCCTAATGGACCTACGCAAGAGTATTTCCGCCTGGAGAGACTGGTGGATATGGTTATATCGCCCTACCTGAGCAACTACCTCTACATAAGCCCTAGTGATTCCTCTTCAG AGGATCATCTGGAGGGTTTGAGACATGTTAACAATCCACACCTCACTCAACCTGAGATTATGGTGACACACTTTGCCCACGAGTCCTTCCTGGCACCTCTTATCGAACACGAAGGTGAAGCCTATTTGGAAAGGACCGGCGGCGTCCGACGCCACACTGTCGCCAATGTGCATTCAGACATCCAGCTTCTGTCCATAAAAAACAGGATGTGTTCAGAAAAAGTCAAGGTCAGTGGAGCAGCCAGGACGACAAAGAGCAAAAAGACACCTAAGAGTTCCTGCAGCGACCCGGCCTTTTTTGACTCCAGGCCAGGTCTCGTGGAAATCCTTCGAGGGCAAAGCACTGCGGAGATTAAGTGTGGTTTAACAAGTTAG